The region catcttatagctgagTTACAAATCATCTAAGCAACATCACAATTAATTTAGCTTCAAACGCCAGGAGAATGCTGTGGTTAGCATGAGGCTAGCTGACTGAACCTTTTAACAAAAGGGTAAAATCAGTTGCATCTCAAGGGTCTCCCAGCCTCAGAATGAAGAGATGGAATCACTCCCCCCTTGCCTGGTTCCTAACCTTTCTCTCTGGAGAACTCTAGCAGACATCTCGAACTGGCTTAGATGACTGGCCGTTCCTTATCTCTCCACATTATTCCCAATTATAGTGTTACTTCTGGTTTTAAAGCCCTAAAAACTCTACCGGAAACAAAGGGTAGAGTATTATGAATTGAACATGTTGCGTGCCAAACAGTAATGCAAAGGAGGAAATCTCGCTGCAGTGGCAGCACAGAACAAACTGATTTACCAGAACAAGCTGTTTGCTCCAAAGGCTGCTAACCAGTGTACCTTCTACGTCCCAGAATTAATGCCAAAGTGGTGAGGATAAAACCAGTGAATAGGGCAGGCATGAGACTTCCtgaatgaatcaacagaaaagcgAACCAGGAAATTTACTGGGAGGATTATTTGATTTTGACTTAGACATCCCATAAAAACCTACAGATTAAAGCCAGGTGTGGTTGACCCCTGTGCTCTACACGTGTAAATGAAGAAGCACCTTACATAAAGGGACCTGAACTGTCATTCAATATTCCGGTCTTAAGGAGGTACGGAAGGAGCCTGGGGGTCAGTAAACTATCCAATATCACAGAATAAAGGTGTTAAGAACAAGAGTGATTTTGATTgctttattaaaatattcctCACAGAATTCTTTACAAAAATAGCATGTCCCCAAAatgtcattcaacaaatatcaagACGTTCTATGTCTATGTATATGACATTGATCCAAAAAGAGAATTCATGTTCTTGACCCTTAATACAactccaaaatatttaaaattctaaaatagtcCAAAAATCTGCAATTTTACCACACTTCCAATTTCAAAAGTGCTGAAATTTCTATTTAGTATTGTGCTTGTAGTGCTATTGCTATTTTTTGTTCACAAGAACAAAAGTCTGTCATTCCCTTGTTATCTAAAATACGCATGTTCATGTTTtagatttatataaaaatatttgtatctttatatttTGTAGAAACACAATTTTCtgaattgtaaataaataaaaaatcttgaCGAAGCCAAATAAGTataaatcttaaaattaaatacatttaatcCATTAATTTTAAAGTTCAGACAAAAATCTTAGATCTTCATGAGAGAAATGTACGGACCGTGCCCTTGATGGTACCTCTACAAATAGGACATTTCCTTAGAGAAGGGGCACAGTCTTTGCACACTACCAGGTGCCCACAAGGAATGAACACTATGGACACCTCTCTGTCCATACACACTTTACATGTTCTTTCTTCTTGTAGTCTCCTCAATTGTTCCTCCATTGGTAaatctaagaagaaaaaatattttaataaaaggcaATTTGCTGCTTCTCCTCCAGGGAAAAGCTAGGAAAATAAAGTATAATGTTTTCTACTGGTTTAAATTAACAATACTactttggggggagggtacagctcaagcggtagagtgcgtgcttagcatgcatgaggtcctgggttcaatccccagtacctcccctaaaaaaataaatacataaacctaattacttcccccacaaaagagaaaaaaagaaaaaaaattatcaatactATTTTACCTGAAACGTTTTCTGTAGGAATATACTTTATGTCCTGTTGCACTGcgggagaaaagaaagagcattACCATGGCAAATAAGGTTAATATTTAGTCACAGAATTTATATAGTTACACTAACAATTTCGACTCTGGCCAAATACTATAAATAATTTGCAGAATGTCAAGGCGATGAAAGTCTTTAATCTTTTCGTACAACTGAATTATCTATtgaattgtctattcattttGTACAATTACATTTTATACATTAGGTTGAATGATCTATCAATCATAAATTATTGATAGGAGCATATTTTCAGTTGACTTAGAAAGTTTCAAAAGTGTTTTCCAGCACTCACCAAACAAATGCTTGTATAACATGGGATCAATTTCTTGTAGAGAGTTTTTGAATATGGTGGCTGCAAAATTTCCTTTTACCAAAATAGTATCAATCAGTTCTCTTGCTTGTAAAGATGTCTGTGTTTTCTGCTTAATGACGTCATGTTCTTGTTCATTAATCACTCTGGCAGTTAGCAGATTGTCCAGGATTGGAAGCACACAAGTCAAATTCTGAAAAAGTGCCATTCTGTTCTTCCGGATTAATGACAGGTCACCtttacagcaaagaaaacaaacacagtcACGTTCAGGCTCCACCCACAAACTTCCTACACGTATAACTGAATTAAAACCAGCCATAATTTATAATCAGTTAGGCACTGACGCTGATGGCTAGGTTCGGGGGGACCTGATCCCTTGTGCTTGATAATAATGCCACTTGTGATAAGAAATAACACGGAATACTCTGATGgatactttacatgtattaactatTTCATCTTTTCACACAGCCCTCTGAGGTAGGTACCCAGTACCCTGAAttagcagatgagaaaacagaggcataGAGAGGCAAGTAAATTGCTACACAACCAAGCAAAAGTCAAACTGAGGCAATTTGGTGTCATAATCTGTGCTCTCAACCATTCTGCAACATTGCTAAGCCCTTAAGCAAATAAAACTTAgaacctaataaaactgaaatttcaaTCCAGTCTAGTCAAATGGGGGGAAGGCAAAAGCAAGAGAATTAAAatgatagaatattttttcttcaatTATCATTCActcataaaatttctttaaaattccatttcaagATGAAATTATGAATTATTACTTCCCCAAATTAGACACGATGTTGCCATTACCTAAACATTTTATAGTAAGGGGAGAAAGGCACTCACAGCACGTTGAAAAGTAAATCCTACTTGTCAATGACACCTTCCTGTCCTATGGggtcactttattttcttttgagatcTAATTTTTCTACCtattagtaaaaatattttacatctgTAATTTTATTATCTCTTTAGACTATGACTTATGCATCtaagtttattaattaattatcaTATAgtgttgggggaagggtatatagctcaagcagtagagcacatgctcagcacccaagaggtcaagggttcaatccccagtacctccccgatgtggaaatcagtgaagaaacctGATGACCTCCCCCACATAAAAATTTATCACATAGTGTTGCCATGACCCATAAAGCTTTTCTATGAAATAATGAGAAGTTGGGCTGTCCAAAGAAGAATTATTTGGAGGGAGATGATTGTCAGATTTCAGAAACTGACTGTCTAATAATAGGGCCCATGAATAGAACCCTTTAATAAGGAATAAAAAATTAGTGCTTAGTCAGAAAGGGCTTGAGGTGCACATTTTGAAGAGAATTGAAGCTCTGAGAGATGGACCAGGACCTGGAACAGTGTCCGGCACAAAGTCAGTGCTCCAAGGACACCTGCTGAACAAATGAACCACCAAGCCTCAGCCATTTAAAGAGCAGCAGAAACAAAGAAGTTACCAGCCAGAGGGACAGGAGAATCAGAACTTAACATGCTGCTAAATAGTCTGTGCTAAAGAAGTAGTGGTGTATCAGAAagttgaaatataatttacactTGAAGCatattaattttcaattttttatttttctaattatattttactTAACCCAGTACAATAAGTTCTTTGCAATtcttaagatttctaaaatgggGTTGCCAGTAGCTGAGGAAAAGAGTCTCATTTCAAAGTCATAGACTGTATTCTGGCTTGTAAGAGGTGAAGACTTGAATACAGCTTTGAAGtatattattcttttattctgGAAAAAATACCCTAAGTTGCCTCTTTATTTATACACCTATCAAGAAATTCCTCACCTACTGTTCTGGGAGACTATAAAGTAATCAGCAATGTAAACAGAAGTATTTCAACTcagtcattcaaaaaatatttcttgaacacAGACTGTATACTGTGCTAGGCAATGGACATAACAGTGAGCCGAGAAGTGAATAGATCTTCTGGACAATGTAAGCTACTGTATATTGTTGACTTGGAGTCATCTCTGGAAACTTTGTTAAattttttggaagaaaaagaaatattttatagctaGATGGCTTTAGATTTCATAGAGTCTACAAACAATTGTGGGGATGGAGTGCTCTTCTTCAATGACCAGTGGTTAAGACTGAGAGGACTACAGGAAGGACACGCGGCCTCATCTTCACTTCCCAATGACAAAGAGAACTTGACTAGGCCGGGCAGAGATGAACGCTGCGCTGCTGTCCTGAGGTTGTGTAGAACTGAATAATTCACACCTTGGTAAATAGAGGAGGCCGTGTTACCACAGTCTGATGTGTTTGTCTGGTTGGTCAGGGTTAGGTTAATCCAGGAATGGAGTGAATCATCTCACCACCAACCATCCTGGGAAGAAAGAGGTCCCAGGCGGCCTTGGACAAGGATATGGGGCAGATCTTTCTCTTTGCGGGCTTTGTGGATACATGGAGGTCTGAGCTTTGCCAGCCTCCCTAGTCATTTGTGGAAACTGACCAGAGCCACAGAGAGATGAACTGGGAGCTTGGCAGAGAGGTTCATGAGGATGGGCTTAGGGGCACCCAGAGAGACCACACATGGCTCTGGTTGTCAGTCGCCATCTGTGGTCTGATGCCCTTCTGTTAACCCTAAATCTCCATAAGAGCTCGTTACAGTTGTTGTCTGTTTTCAGCTGTGTTGAAGGGACTCAGATCTGGTCCATGCTTGGGAAAGAGTGGCAAAGGAGGGATGGACACTTCTCTTTGTCTAGGCCTGAGGGATGATGGCAGTCAGAACAACTGGGTGAGAATGGATGTGCCAGAGGAGAGGTTTCTGGGAAGGGCACAGACTAGAGGCAGCAGGTAGCAGACAAAGCTGGCAGGGAAGGACACGCGTAACTTGTCTTGAGAGTATGTGAAACAGTATCCTCGCGCTCCCCCTCAGCAACAGAGGGACACCTGGAAGGGGAGCTCCGTTTCTGCGTGGGCAAACAGGAAACTTAGCTACAGTTTTTACATTAATCTACAGTCACAGGCTGAGACACACTGTTAcactaatattaaaattaataattatccCTGATCCCACCCCAATTTACAGCAAAGAGGAGTGAGCAACTAGTCTGAGATCAAAAATGTGCCATGAATAATTACGTACACGGTCAACTATCTAGagtaaaaacagaaatttttaaaaagcaggaaaaaaatgcttttcctCAATATATACATTTTCAGTTTACTAATAagcaattcaaaaatattttaatgtgaagAAATTTTTTAGAATTCAACTGCAGAATACTGAATCTAAAACCTGATTGTATTAACTTTGAGCATCTATTCAATAACTTATATACAGTGACATCGAATCCTTATGGAAACGGGACTGTATTAAGAAATATGTGTACCTGATTCTTTTTCCTCGGttgctctttctttctcctcttcccttaTTTCATCTTCTGCATTAAGTAAATCCAACACAAGATCACTAACGGTTCTGTAGTTCTCCCCAGTTGTTAGGATTTTGCTCTGAACTGTCTGCTTTACCAGCCGTCTACTGAAGCCCATTTCCAAAGCAGCTTTAACCACGGGTGTATTCATCATGACTGCATCTTCTGAATGGTTTTCTCCAGGTCCAAAATGAATAACTAAGCGGAATAAAGAATGTAACACACATTGGGATGGTTTGTATATTTTCTAGATTGCAGGTTATTACAATATCAAAAACATAAGACCCAGAAAATATGTAAGCACTATTTTGTATTaactttctgaaatttaaaataatatacatgCTCAGTCAttaaaataagaacatggaatatggcATTCAGACACACAATATGCATTATCTGGCATCATtatgagagggagaaagaaacagaatgttGGGAatcatcctcaccagcactgagATTCCTTTTTCCCcataatgaatgaacaaatgagcttTCTAGATCAAGTATGTTTCACATAATTTTGGAAAGGCCAGTTGTCATTACTCACCTCTATTACTGCAGTGGCTTCCTACAATATTGTTCCTGTCTAATTCATTCTCAACATTGTAACCAGAACAACTTTTTAAGAACACAAATTGGAATATGTCAGACTCCTTCTTAAATCCCATCAACAATTCCTCTGCTTTTAGGGTAACATTCAATTGTGGCTTACAAGATCTTACCCAGTCTGGACCCTGGTTACCCCTTCAGCCTCATCTCCTGCCACTTACTCATTTGCTTTCTATATCCAGCCCAGAAATCACAAGGGAATGGCTCTTGGGTCAAATTCTGCCTGCTGTGCTGACCACTCTTATAGCTAGCCTGCTTCATTCATTTATGTTTGCAGATCCCACTTCCAGCCATACAGAATTTTGTTCAGTTCTTCAAATGTGCCTGTTCTCTTCTGTCACTTAGGTCTTCGAGGAGCTGCTCTCTCTGCCTAGAATACTCTTTTCCTCCCTTTGTTATTTGGTTAACTCCTATTCTCCCCTTTGATTCTGGGCTAAGACAAATAGTTCCCCTGGAAAGCCTTTTCTGATCTTCCAAGTCTGGGCTAACTGTCCCTCATGCTTGCTCAGAGCACACTTCACGTTCCATGCTGTTCCCTAATCTGTGTATCTGCCTGTGTCCCTGAGACCACTAGCTCAGGAAAGCAGGCATTGCATTTCTCCTGTTCTCTAGCCTTTCCTCCGAATAGCGAagcacaataaatatttactgatttgaGCTGAACACTAAGTAATGGAGAAGAGCTTGTTCACATACTGGCTTTTTCACCCTTCAGGTTTAAGGTGATGGACGAGtcgcttgacctctctgagccttgaagAACAAGAATGCTATTTTCCTACCCTCCCCACTTCGCAGAAAGAAAGCATGAGCAATCTCACGTCACAGTGCACCTGTTCCCACACTGGTCTGAGAACAAGGGTTAGGCTGGATCTATGTAGTTTGGTAAAACCAAAGATGCTCAAGCCCCACCCTTAGATACTACGATTCAATTCAGTAGGGTTGAAGTGGACACTAGAAATCTGTAATATTTTTTAGAGTTCCTCAGGCAATTAAGATATGGACTAAAGTTTGAAAAATACCAACAATGTATTTGAAAATGCATCATGAGTTATAAATCCTAATACAAATGTACATTATTACCATCATCAACTTTCAACCTTAGCAATATCAAACGGTTCTAATATTTAAATGTGGTCATTTATCATTATACCTACTTGGTGACTGTGCATTTTCATCTTCTGGATTGTCAGAAGTAGACAACagctacagaaagaaaaaaagtatataaattaaaatttataccTTGTCCTGTGTAACTGGAATAAAAATCAAAAGGCCAAATTTActcaatacatttcaaactgactGGATTACTGGCAACATAATTTTTTATGTCAAAAGCAgaattacatttatatttaacaaTTGTGTAAGCCATAAATTCATGGattttccttgtgtgtgtgtgtgtttgtgtgtgtgtgtgtgtattaacaaaatacattttcattaagGCTGGAAAAGGGCTACACCTTTTCAGTGATCTATGAGACAGTCATAGTTTGTCTATCATCCCAAAGATCTTCGGTCCTCTGGGTGATCCTTCAGGATAAGCTGGACTCTATATGAGTTCCACTGCCTATGGCTAAGATGCGTTTGACCCTCAAACTATTCTGCAAGTTCTTATTTGCTTCTCTGGGAAGATTAGAAAGAGCAATACAATTATTctcaaataattttaagaaaaatgtatgtaGTAACACTATTACATGCTACTATCCagtcaatttttttccttaaataatttaatttaatgcaACTTTACTGGAGAAATGCTTAGAAACATAACTTAAGTATTATTTTTCAGGAGGTTTCCAATTCTGGATCTGCTATTTTCCAAAGAACAGCACTCTCTAAGATCATGTTAGGTGTTGAAAAAACAAAACGTATTTTTAAGGAAACACTTATCTTTTCACTAAATATTACTCTCTGTAATTATCCGAAAACAATTTATCAGAAAATCAATGTAAccactgatttaaaacaacaacaacaacaaaattggtCCCTACCTGTTCAAGTAGATGAGGGTAACTGGCTTGAACTCTACTGATAAACTCTTGTCCTTTAATCCGTATCAAGTACTCACAcctaaaatgtaaacaaaattaaGTTTGGGGGGTTATTTTAATCCGGTCATTTGCAGACTGCTAGGTATTTCAAATAACATACACATAGTTATAAGCACTCGATTATTCATTTAGCACATGGGAAGAGGTAAGCGAGACTGCAGTCAGTGGCAAGAAGAtgtgaggaagaggaggctgtaATTGGTAACCCGACAAGGCTGATGTGGACAAGAGTCGTGAGGCTCTTGGTCCACCGCAAACAAGTAAGGCTGTCTCCACTTAAGAGTTCCCAGCCGCTCTCCTCAACTATTCTAAGATTCCTAAAAACACTCTGAACATTAAGAACGAGCCAAGGAGACATGTAGAAAGTTCCCTAATAAATGATACTGTTCACACATAGGCTTTGTATGTTCAAAAGCTGAAAACATACAGcgagagaaagaatgaggaagcTGAACACGTAAGTCAGAGATTCACAACTTTGGCAGCTCCTAGATAATATATATCCATTGACAAATTTAAGTACAAAATGAATTCATTTACAATTCTGTTTTATATAGCCACAAAATTGCCACAATGGAAAGCCagtagaactttttaaaaacGTCTATGTAAGGTGTTCTTTATAGTCGTCAATAATTTTTGAAATCTGAAATATGTGGGGTGTGTGATGTTGCTATAAATGAAGACATagtattacattaaaaatttacacAAGTCAGGATATGAAGTTTCGTCATTAACATTAAAGATACTAAAAGTGTTGaccatgaaaaatataattataggctccctaatttcaattaaaaagggaCACTGTAAACAAGCATAGAATAATCAAAAGTATAAGACATGACAataattgacacaacagtgtaaactgactataactcaataaaaaaaaaagccatgacaATAAAATACTATGTAGTGAACAAAATAggtgagatctgcagatactaactactatccataaaatagataaacaacaagtttctactgtatagtacaggggactatattcaatatctagtaacctataatgaaaaagagtatgaaaaaggaatatatgtatgtatgtgtaagactgaaacattgtgctgtacaccagaaattgacacaatattgtaaactgactgtacttcaattaaaaaaaaaaaaaatgagatgggTCTTTATTTACCCTGATCACCCTATTTAACATTGCAACCAGCCTGGTGCTTCTGATCTCCCTTACCCAAACAAAACAGGTCATGCAATATCTAATTCATGTAAAATTGTACACATGTATCTATACATGCACATATGCATGAAGAGATGTCTCTGGAGGGGTGTTCACTAAAATTTTAACTGTGAGATTTCTGGAGACTTTAATTTTCGTCTCTGTACTTTTCTACAATGTGTGACTTGGGTTTTATAATGCGcataagatatataaatatacatatatataaattacacacaaaaaccccaaactatttcttaaagtaattatttttcttagtaaTCCATCCTAaagttatttagaaatgtatttttgaaaCAAAGACAGAATAAAGTAACAGCTGACTATAAGATAAACACACATAACTCATCTCACAATAAACACACGCAAAGAAAATTTCAGAACAATTACCTTGGAAACCACTTGGCATGTTCCACCCACGGGTCGTCTCCAGATTCCCAATACCTCAGCCCACCATCACAGCAAAAGCATTTCACATCATCACTGTTACCTAGAATTAAGTTTGGACCCAAACTGATGAATACATAGGATTTGACCACTAACATGTATAAGATAAAACATGTTGAAaactaagggggagggtatagctcaagtggtagagtgcatgcctcgcatgcacaaagtcctgggttcaatccccagtacctcctccaaaaataaataagtaaacctaattacctcccaccaaaaacaaaaggttttttaaaaacacatgttgaatacttgttttttttattattatcattatcagatTAAGTTTCTTACCCGTATAATAAAAACCTGCGCTTGCAAGCTGCTCAGGATGAACCGAAACACTAGAGGGCCAGTTACAGAAGGTTTTAAAGCGGGCTGCATATGTCTGCATGCTCAGATTAGAAACAGTGTATCTTGAAGTGTCTTGAAGCTGATTTCCTAGAAACGGGCAGTTGGGGAAATGCCTCAGGTGTTCTGACATGGCATCATCCTTCGGCTCCCAGTTGCTCAGTTTCCCACCACAGGCAAAACAGGCCACTCTGTCTCCAGGTCCTACGTAGTAAAAGCCTGCTTTCGCCAGATCTGCTGGCGACAGAAAGCTCAATGGCCACATCTGGAAAGTAAGCAATCTGGCTTTCTCAGTATTCATTGCACAACGGTAGGGACTCATCCTCATGGCAGAGAAATCCTGATTTGGTCCAGAGTTTACAAGATTCGATGGAAAGCTTGAGTAAGAGCCGCTGAAATAGCCACTGTTTTCCAAACTTGGGAGTAATGAATGTGTGGAATTTGTTACTGACGAAGGAAAAGGAGGCTGAGAAGTGGCTCCCGAAACGTTAACTGAACTTAGACTCTGGACAAAGCTACAGCTAGGATACAACTTTTTATGCTTCTCGATCGGATTGTCTCCTTGTTTCCAGTTATCCAGCATCAGGCCACAACAGAAACATTTGACCTTGTCATTCACACCGGTGTAATAAAAACCCGCACGAGCAAGACTCCTTTCTGAGACAGGCACACCAGCAGGAAAAGCCGAATATGTAGACATTCGGTACAGCTCACATGAAAAGTCGTATTTCAATTCAAATGTGCTGGCACTTTTCATCAAATTTGATAAAAACATGCTGTTTTCCACTATGTTCATAATAAAACGGATATGGGGGAAAAGGGACTAGCCTTTCTCTGGGGAGGTAGTTTTgtgcatggctttttttttttttattaatttcattatCTTCACTTAGAACAGGAAatctgtcattctttttcttctatgCATTTAGGATTTCATCACAGCAAGATTGTAAATTCTATACTGACACATTGTAAGGGACAATTATGTACAATCTACACCTTTGTATACTCTTTATACATACAATGTAAACATGAATAGTGCTTTAGGTCATCAAGACGCCACTTAGTGTCAGGCATCTCCACAGGTGGGTCACCCTCTCCACTAGTATGCTTCAGTGACACTTGGCCAGCCTGAAGAAAAAATGCCTCACACAGCAGAAAGCTATGCTGTGTAAGTGTTCTAGATgcacaaaatattcaaatcattcctatttgctttttttttaaactgtgaaatttggcagccagaaaaaaaaaaaaaaagaggcataaGACCCACCTCAGACCATGTTTCACTGATTCTAAGATGCACGTTTTAATATCTCTGTTACAGAGAGGAATCTTATAATTAACGGTATATCATTTTaatagcatttttatttcttagaggTAGATAAAATAATGGTGCGTTTTACAAATGACATCTTAGTTAATGAAATACAGTATACGCTAAATCTTGCTCAAATTAAGTAATTTTTCTTCCTACAATCATTTTAATAAGAACAAAACAATCTAAAATTTTCTTCCAAATAAAGAGCTTAAATAGTAAGAGTTTGGCTGATACATCTCAAGACTTGGTTTCAAGATTTATTAAATAATGATTACTTCCCAATAGATGGTCAGGTACCTGCTTGCTTAGTCATAGCGGTATCATTAGATCTTAACAAATTAAACATtctatttcaaataaattatcagAGATGAATGTACTTGCTCACTTGGTCTTTTTGGATCAGCTGTTGAGAGCCAACATCAAATCTCCCGCTagtggatttattttttaaaacagctaaAAGTCAGAATGCTGAGTCTGCAAGCGAAGATggataatcaaaaaaaaaaaaaagtaccaaaaaAAATTGGCTTTGGTCCAATTATTTCACAGCATACCTTGAATCAGAATTTATcatgacaaaaaataataaatttacttTGTCACAATCCACTTCTTTTGAACAGCAGAAACCTCAAAATTCAGAATTTCTCAGTGATAACTAGCTCTTAGTAAGTAGGATATGCACCAAAATCAACAATGTCCAATAAACAGCTCATGGTTTTTCTAGAAGTGATTTGCAAGCATGATTCCTGGGTCCCACAAATGCTGGGGCTTCCTGATGCAGACTTGAATGCCCTATTTCCAGATAGCAGGAGAAACATATCTCAGTACCACTGATTAATTCCCTCCAAGGTGAGTTAATTGTGTCTAACCTCAGTTCTTTTCCTTAGTCAAAAATTTTACGCATGGTTATAAACACAttcttggtgtttttgttttgttttgttttgttttgttttgttttgttttactgttgctgtgtgatttttctttttctgaattaaGTTTGCTCCTTTACCAAAATGTAACCATCCAGCCATCATTCTCATTCTAATCATTCCAGAGGTAATAATAGCCCATTTGAACAAACAAGatttttggcttttaaaatatCAGTAGTCTTATAAATGGTTAATTTCCTTACCAATCATCACggttatttttcctattttctctagATTTGTTGCACCTGTCAAAAAGTTCTCTTCCTgacatttctttatccttgcagGAATCCTTTAACATGTCAAAGGTTCTATATGCACGTTTCTCTAATTTAGCAGAGGGCTGAACACTGACTCTTTGCTCCAGATAACTGTCACTCATTTTTAAACCTTTACCAAACACaggttctttttttctgttctacacAGCTGCCAGTGAGAGAGCTGCCTGGACAACTTCAACAGTATGTCCCAGCTACAGTCACTCCTTTACATCCACAAGTCAAATTCAGTATCAAACTTATTATTACTTTATAGTTATACTATTTGTACAATTAAGATTCTTTGGACACCAAAAACTCCAGTTAACGACTTTGTTTATTCATGCACAAAACT is a window of Vicugna pacos chromosome 10, VicPac4, whole genome shotgun sequence DNA encoding:
- the BIRC3 gene encoding baculoviral IAP repeat-containing protein 3 encodes the protein MNIVENSMFLSNLMKSASTFELKYDFSCELYRMSTYSAFPAGVPVSERSLARAGFYYTGVNDKVKCFCCGLMLDNWKQGDNPIEKHKKLYPSCSFVQSLSSVNVSGATSQPPFPSSVTNSTHSLLPSLENSGYFSGSYSSFPSNLVNSGPNQDFSAMRMSPYRCAMNTEKARLLTFQMWPLSFLSPADLAKAGFYYVGPGDRVACFACGGKLSNWEPKDDAMSEHLRHFPNCPFLGNQLQDTSRYTVSNLSMQTYAARFKTFCNWPSSVSVHPEQLASAGFYYTGNSDDVKCFCCDGGLRYWESGDDPWVEHAKWFPRCEYLIRIKGQEFISRVQASYPHLLEQLLSTSDNPEDENAQSPIIHFGPGENHSEDAVMMNTPVVKAALEMGFSRRLVKQTVQSKILTTGENYRTVSDLVLDLLNAEDEIREEEKERATEEKESGDLSLIRKNRMALFQNLTCVLPILDNLLTARVINEQEHDVIKQKTQTSLQARELIDTILVKGNFAATIFKNSLQEIDPMLYKHLFVQQDIKYIPTENVSDLPMEEQLRRLQEERTCKVCMDREVSIVFIPCGHLVVCKDCAPSLRKCPICRGTIKGTVRTFLS